A genomic segment from Bradyrhizobium diazoefficiens USDA 110 encodes:
- the fixJ gene encoding response regulator FixJ has translation MTTKGHIYVIDDDAAMRDSLNFLLDSAGFGVTLFDDAQAFLDALPGLSFGCVVSDVRMPGLDGIELLKRMKAQQSPFPILIMTGHGDVPLAVEAMKLGAVDFLEKPFEDDRLTAMIESAIRQAEPAAKSEAVAQDIAARVASLSPRERQVMEGLIAGLSNKLIAREYDISPRTIEVYRANVMTKMQANSLSELVRLAMRAGMLND, from the coding sequence ATGACGACCAAGGGACATATCTACGTCATCGACGACGACGCGGCGATGCGGGATTCGCTGAATTTCCTGCTGGATTCTGCCGGCTTCGGCGTCACGCTGTTTGACGACGCGCAAGCCTTTCTCGACGCCCTGCCGGGTCTCTCCTTCGGCTGCGTCGTCTCCGACGTGCGCATGCCGGGCCTTGACGGCATCGAGCTGTTGAAGCGGATGAAGGCGCAGCAAAGCCCCTTTCCGATCCTCATCATGACCGGTCACGGCGACGTGCCGCTCGCGGTCGAGGCGATGAAGTTAGGGGCGGTCGACTTTCTGGAAAAGCCTTTCGAGGACGACCGCCTCACCGCCATGATCGAATCGGCGATCCGCCAGGCCGAGCCGGCCGCCAAGAGCGAGGCCGTCGCGCAGGATATCGCCGCCCGCGTCGCCTCGTTGAGCCCCAGGGAGCGCCAGGTCATGGAAGGGCTGATCGCCGGCCTTTCCAACAAGCTGATCGCCCGCGAGTACGACATCAGCCCGCGCACCATCGAGGTGTATCGGGCCAACGTCATGACCAAGATGCAGGCCAACAGCCTTTCGGAGCTGGTTCGCCTCGCGATGCGCGCCGGCATGCTCAACGATTGA